From uncultured Pseudodesulfovibrio sp.:
CGGTGCAGGAATTCCGGCTACTGGAAAAAGCAGAGGTCAACCGGGAGCGAAAACGCCTGCTCGTCAAAGACACACTGCGTCGTGTACTCAAACAAGGCATAACCAAGGAAATGCGTGTATTAACACGCAACCTCCCCTTCCTCGCCACCTGTGCCAACGCAGCGCCATTCATCGGCCTGTTCGGTACGGTTTGGGGCATAATGCATTCTTTTCACTCTATCGGGCTGGCCCAGTCAGCTGCTCTGGCAACCGTGGCTCCCGGTATTTCTGAAGCGCTTATTGCCACAGCCATCGGGCTTCTGGTCGCTATCCCGGCCACCATTTTCTATAACTATTTCCTCGGCAAACTCGGTGAAGTTGAAACCGGCATGATCGATTTCGCGGGAGCCTTTCTGAATCGGGCTGAACGTGAAATAACGTGGGCCTCCAAAATGGAAAAGAGATAGGATCAGCCCATGGCAATCAAGACCGGCGGAGGCTTCCTCAACGAAATCAATGTCACGCCCTTTGTGGATGTGATGCTGGTGTTGCTGATCATTTTTATGGTCACGGCCCCGCTCATGACTCAAGGAGTCGAAGTGGATCTTCCTGTGACCAAAACGGTCAAAAATCTGCCACAGGATTCCGAACATCTGGTCTTGTCGGTAAAAAAAGACGGCACCTTATTTCTTGACGAATATCAGGTGGCTCTGGATGAATTGCAAGATCATCTGAAACGACTGGTCGCCAAACAGAAAAAGCAACTGTTCCTTCGTGCCGACAAGGAAGTGGCTTATGGCACCGTGGTCATGATCATGGGCGAAATCAAAGGTGCCGGCATTGACCGGCTGGGCATTGTGGCAGAAAAGTCCACAAATCTAAAAAAAGATAAAAAGTAAACTTCTATGCGACACGCTCTGAGTTGGTTCCTCTCTATCCTCTTTCATGCCATTCTGGTGGTGGCATTGCTGCAATCGGTCGACCTTGAACCGTTGCTACCCGAGGATATCATGCAAGTGGATCTGACCGAGGTCGAAGAACCGCAACCGATCATGCCCATGCCGGAGCCGCAGAAGATTCCCGCTCCAGACCCCATGGCGGAAATGCCCGCCCCTGAAGAACCAGCCATGGCAGCTCCTCTGCCCATGGACAAGACCGTGGTTCTTGCAAACGAACTCCCGCCACCGCCAGAACCGGAACTCCCTCCCGAGCCGGAACCTGAGCCGGAACCCGATGTGATCGAAATCAGTCCCAACAAGACACTTCCGCCGGAAGAGGAGCTTGAAGAAGACGGCAAACCGAAAAAAATTTTCATTCGCAAAGATTTTACTGTCCACCGTGGACACGAAGCGCGTTTTGGCCGCGCCATGATGGGAGACTATTTTTCCTATTCAACTAAAGAATTTTCAGGCCAGTTCCGCACCAAGGACGATCGGGTCGTTTCCATCATCGACGCTCGCAACACCAAATACGGGCGATTCCTGATCTACGACTCGAAAAACAAAACCCTGCGACGCCTTAAGCAATCCTTCGGTAAATATGTGTACACCATCGGACCGTCAGTCTACGCAGACGAACCGGTCACAGGTTCAGTCACCTTTTTGGCCAAGAACGACCGTATCGAACGATTCATTCTCATGACCGACGATGACCGCATCGCTCATTACCCACGCAAGGTTCATGTCCGGGAAGAAGAAGTCACAATTCCCGGTCCATCCGAAAAAATTGAAGCGGGGATATCCAGACCACCCTATGGCGAAGGCCATGAAGGGGTCATCGTCATCCATGGCCCTGGCTGCGTCAATCCGGGGCTGGTGCAAGGCTTTACCCGTACTTTGTCCATGCATGATCTTGCCACCCTGCACTTTATCTCTCGCGGTTGCATGAATGAAGAGCCGACTCCCGGCACCACGGAAGATCTGGTACAGGATACAGCTGCCGCGCTGGATTACTTTGCCAATCGTAAGGAAATCGATGCAAACCATGTCGGAATATGGGGCAATGGTCTGGGGGCGCCCGCCGCAATCATGACCGCAAGTCAAAGCAAGCCCGCTTTTTTGGTTTGTGTTCTTACAGATTCCGTCAAGACCAATGATATCCCAAATCACAAAACCCTTGCTGAATTGAAAATCCCTGTTTTGTGGCTGATTACAGGCAGAAACACCGCAAAATGGACACCTCTGATCCGCACTCTTGAAGCCTTCCGCGACAAGAACAAGCGTCCATTTTCAATCATTGTCGCCCCGCTCAAGGCAAGCCAGGACGTGCTTGATGCGGAAGGTGAACAATCCGCCTGGGTAGAACAGGTCGCCGACGACCACGCCTCGCTTGCGGCCTCTTGGATTCACAACCTAAAAAAATAGATTTTACCCATAAGAGGATATCTCCCACCTTCCATTTGTCATACGAATACGCTATGGTTGATAGAATGACGTTTTCCTGCGAACCGTCTCTATAAAATCAGACTTACAGCCATATTAAAATACGCCAGACATGAATCGGAATCACGAATATCTTAAGCCAAGCCCTCAATTATTCGAGCATGTTCTCGAAGCTTCGGGAGTGGCCATGGCTATTCGGACCGCAGATCTGAAACCGATCTTCGTGAACAAGGCTTTTGCCGTTTTTTTTGGATATACGATCCCCGAAATGTTTTCCCTGCCTCAGGAAAACGCGCTTCCGGAAGAAACCCGAGCGTTGTATGCAACGTATATCCGACCAGCACTCAATGCCGGACAAAGCTGGGAAGGCGAATACTTCATCCGCCATGCAAACAATGAGAACATTCTGGTCTGGGGACGATTCGATCCTGTCCTCGACGCATCCGGCAACCTGGCCAATGTCATTTCCATCATGCAGGACAATCTGGCCTGCAGCCAAACCGCCAAAGCTCTCAAAATCAGTGAAGACAAATTCCGTCTACTCGCCGAAAATATCACCGATGTCATTTGGACAATGGATGACGCATACAACTTCACATATGCCACTCCATCCGTTCAAGATGTGTGGGGCTACACTCTTGAAGAGCTCGAAGGATTATCCCTGATCGGGATTACACTGCCCGAATCTCATAAAATCCTCAAAAAAGCCGAACAAGACCGCGCCACAGCCGAAGCACAAGGCGACTTCGATCACATTAATCGGCTGGAAATGGAACATTATCACGGCAAGGGCGGAACTATCTGGGTTGAAACCGCCGTCAGACGACTCTTTACCGAGAACGGCAAACCCGGAGGATACCAAGGTGTTTCCCGCGATATTACCCTTCGAAAACAGACCGAAGCCGCGTTGTTTGAACGAGAATTCCGATATCGCACACTCTTTGAGGACTCTCCCATATCTCTTTGGGAAGAAGACCTTTCCCGCCTTAAAACATATTTCGACGCTCTCAAAAAAGACGGAATCACCGACTTCCGACAATATTTCTACGACAACCCGGACGCCTTAGCCAAATGCGCCACGCTGGTGACCGTCGTGGATGTGAACAAGGCCACGTTGGATTTGTTAGCTGCAAAATCCAAAGAAGACCTGTTTGGCAACTTGGAAAAAGTCCTCACAGAAAGCTCCATGGCCGCTTTCACGGAAGAAATGATACTACTCGCCTCCGGTGGGTGTGAATATTGCGGAGAGATTACTAACCGTACGCTTCAAGGGGAAACAATTTGGGTGGTAGTCCACTTCTTTGTTCCCCCTGAGTACAAAGATTCTCTGGCTCGCGTCATCGTGTCATTGCTGGACGTCACCCCACGGAAGCGAGCAGAGCAGGCTCTTATGGATTCCGAAGAACGATACCGTGTACTGGCGGAAAATTCTCAGGAAGGTGTCGTCGTCATTCAAAATCGAGAAATCAAATATATTAATGAAAGCATGAGTGAAATATTTGGTCTCTCAACCGAAGAACTTGAACAAATTCATCCTCTTGAAATGGTTCACCCAGAAGACAAAGCCTTCATCCATGAGCAATTCAGAAGCATGTATGCGGGCAAAGAAAACGAAGGATTTGCCACATTCAGGGTCATAACACATCATGGCGATATCAAATGGCTCACGATCTCAGTCAAACCCATTATGTGGGAAGGCCAAGAGGCTCAACTGGAAATTCTCACAGATATCACACACTACAAAACACTGGAACGAGAGCTGTTATCCACCCATGCCCAAATGGAAGACCGCATTTCAAAAAGGACCGCAGAACTTTCCGAAGCCAATATTCAACTCAAGGCACAGGCTGAAGAACAAGGCAAAGCACAACAACGCATTGTTGCTTTGACCCAAGAACTCATTCGCATCCAAGAAGACGAACGGCAGCGCATTGCCCGGGATCTTCACGACAACGTCGCTCAAAATATTTCTTCCATTATGCTAAAAATGGAAACGTTGTTTGACGACCACTCATGTGTGGACGAAAAACTTCGTAAACGGGGCGAATCCGTGACAGACATTCTCAAAGAAGTCGTCGCCTCGGTACGGGATATCGCATATGGACTACGACCACCTGCACTGGACCAGCTCGGTCTGGTAAAATCTTTGCAAAACCTTTGTCTCGAAGCAGGTAATAAGCACGGTTTTGCAGTGGACTTCGTCGCCACAGGTGTCGAAGACTTCAGTATGGATTTCGATAGTGAAATCAACATTTATCGAATGATTCAGGAAGCAGTCAGGAACATTATACGCCACGCTTACGCGGATAAGGCTACTATCCGCCTCGTAAGAAGCCACCCTGACATCTTTATTCGCATTGAAGACAATGGGCAGGGATTCAAAGTTCGGGAACGCCAGGCAAAAGCCTTGACTGAAAAACGCATGGGATTGCGTAGCATGGAGGAACGGGCGCGCCTAATTGGCGGCTCCATGGAAATCCAATCACTGGTCGGAACAGGAACCCGCATAATCTTCCGACTGCCTACACACCATTCCAGGAGACACACATAATATGAATATCATGATTGTTGATGACCACCCCCTGTTCAGGGAAGGTCTCAAAACCATCGTCAACCGGGACAATAAGTACACGGTTTGTGCTGAAGCCGGGAATGGCAGGGAAGGCATTGCCATTGCCAAAGAACGTCAGCCGGACATCATGCTGGTGGATATTTCCATGCCTGAAAAGAACGGTGTCCAGATGATCCGTGAACTCAAATCCTCTTTGCCGGACACACAGTTCATCATCATCTCCATGCACTCCGAGGCCGACTATATAGTGGAAGCTTTCCGGGCCGGAGCTACTGGATACATGATCAAGGAATCTGCTTCGTCCCAACTCATCAAAGGACTGGATACCGTCGCCGCAGGAGAACTTTTTCTGGACAACGCACTGTCTCAAGAAGTGGTATTCAAACTTTTGCAATCAAAACCAGACAGCCCCGGCGGCAGCAGCGATCCATACTCTACCCTGACCCCCCGAGAACAAGAAGTCATGCGCATGTTGGCGGAAGGACTGACTGCTAAAGGTGTGGCGGAAAAGCTCTTCATCAGTCCTAAAACCGTTGAAAATCACCGCACCAACCTGATGAAAAAGCTTGGCCTGAAAAGTACGGTGGAACTTGTTCGTTACGCGGCCCGGCTCGGCCTCATCGATATAGAAACCTGGGCCATCTAACGCAGAGTAAACATATCAGAGAAGCCCCCCAGAGACAGTGTCACCGGGGGGCTTCTCGCAGGCAATGGTATCAAAAAGAATTACCCTTGAGAGATGGAAATCCTCTTAGGCTGAATCTTCTCCACCTTGGGCAGATGCAACTCAAGCACGCCGCCGTCAAGGTTGGCTTTAATCCGTTCTCGATCAACAATATCGGTAATGGAAACGGAACGAACGTATTCACAATCGCCGAATTGCATCTCCACATACTGCTCATTGGGATGCCGGACCAGACTGGTCCTGCCCGTGACTGTCAACTCACCTTCTTGCAAATCAATAGTCATGTCCTCGCGTCGGACACCGGGCATATCCATATAAATATAAAATCCATCCTCGCATTCCAGAATATCCGTGGCCGGACGATAGCGAGCCATGCTCTTATCTTCTTTCTTCATAATATTGCTCATAGCCATGTCCTCCCTTACTCCACGCTGATGCTGATGTTCTTCGGTTTTACTTCCTCGGACTTAGGCAAAGACACAGTCAAAACACCATCCTTCATGGAAGCTGTGACTGCATCTCTATCCACGGGGACTGAGATGTTGACAACTCTGTGGAAAACACCACTTGGACGTTCCTGTCGAAAGTATTTTCCTTGTGGAGCTTTGCGCTCACCCTTGATGACCAAAGTTTTGTCAGTCAACGTCAATTCAACATCGTCGATGGATACGCCAGGGACTTCTGCCCGCACATAAATATTTTCCTGATCATTGCTCAGATTGAGCGGAGGATAAGCCAGACGGCGATCATCGCCCATGGGTGACCGCAAAAACTCTTCAAAAACCCGGTCGAACCGGGACGGGAAATTATAGAGAGTATTAAAATCAATAACCATGAAAGGTACCTCCTTTTCTTGCGTTCCACAAAAAAGTAGGCACGTTTTTTTTGTCGTCAAGTCCACTTGTGGAAAAAATTTGCTCCGCACCCTTTTCCAAGGACACGGAGCAACAATAATCACAGTGATTACATCTTCTTATTTAGAACCAGTCCACTCCTTTTCAGGAATGGCCTCATCGACCAACATAATCGGAATATCGTCCTGCACAGGATACACAATCTTGCACTTGGCGCAGGCCAGTCCATCTTCACCGGGCTTCAATTCAAGCTCCCCCTTACATTGAGGGCAAGCCAGTATATCCAAAAGTTCTTTATTCAAAGACATCAATTCCTCCTTGTACTGTCAGGACACTACCCGCCGTACCGCTCACTGGCAACTGCCTTTGTTCACTTTACCAGACACCATGGAAACGATACACTACGGCGTTCAGTTACAGACTGTCCCTTAAACCATAAACCACACCCAAAATCATGAGCATAGATTTACACTCCCATTCCACGGCTTCGGACGGCACTTTGTCCCCTACCGAATTGATCAAATTGGCCAAGGAGTCCGGTCTTGATGCCATTGCCATCACTGATCATGACACCTTTCAAGGCGTTCAAGAAGCTTTGGCCGCAGGCAAAAAATACGGCATCGAAGTTATTCCGGGTGCTGAATTAAGCCTTGAATCCCCAGAAGGCGCTGGCTGGATTCACGTGGTTGCTCTGTGGTTGCCTGAAAGTGCTACAGAACTTCAGGAAGCCTTTGACTGGGTGCAGGAAGGCCGCAAGAATCGCAACCGCGAAATAGTCGAAAAGCTCCGGTCTTTGGGCATAAGCATCACCTATGAAAATGTTGCCGCCCGTGCCAAGGGGACCATTGGTCGCCCTCACTTCGCGCAGGAACTCATGGCACTCGGCGTGGTTTCATCCGTTGACGAAGCATTCAAGGTCTGGCTTGGTGACAATGGACGGGCATATATTCCCAAACGCAAACTCACGCCTGCGCAGGCATTTCCCATTCTCAATAAAATTGGTGCAACGTCCATTCTCGCCCATCCCTTTGCCCTTGGTCTCAACCTTAAGGACACAGAAAAAGTAGTTAAAGATCTCATGGAATTCGGTCTGGACGGTATAGAAGTCTATTATACAGAACATAGTGACGCCGAAGTAAAAGCATATAAGGAAATGGCCGAACGCCTCGGCCTGCTCATCAGCGGAGGCTCGGATTTTCATGGTTCAGTCAAACCAAAAATCAGACTCGGCAAAGGAAAAGGAGGCCTTCACGTCCCCACGGAACTCCTTGAAAAGATGAAAGAGGATCGCCGCTCAAAAGGACTCCCCGTATAATCTTGCCAACTGACTTCAAAAACATTTTCAGCGAGACCAGGATGCAACTCTGGTCTCGCTTTTTTATTCCAACATATTTTATATTTCATAAAGATCCTGATTTCCAACCTCACACTTCACAAAGCGACACAAAAGGTTGGAGAAAAGGAGAAGAAAGGAAGCCGCCGGGAACCTCCAAAATTCCACCTAGCGCACCTGTGCAGTTTAATGTAGCGTGGCGACCATGCCTGAGACTCGTACATATATACCGGAATTGTTGGCGCCTGCGGGCGACATGGAAAAATTAGAAACCGCCATTTTGTATGGTGCGGACGCTGTCTATCTTGGCGGCGACGGCCTGAACCTGCGTGCAGGGGCTGGCGGTTTTGACAAGGAAAGCCTCGCTTTAGGGTTGGCAAAAGCCAAAAAAGCAGGAGTAAAAGCCTATTACACATTGAACGTGTACCCACGTGAATCAATGATGGCACAAGTCCGTGAACAAATAGAGACTTTGGGCGAACTCCAGCCTGACGGCGTGATTGCAGCCGACCCCGGCGTCATTCGCTTATTACGCCGTGAATTACCGGAAATTCCGGTCCATGTTTCGACACAGGCCAACACATCCAACTCTGAATCTGTCCGTTTCTGGCGAGAAAACGGTGCCAAACGAGTCAATGTTGCCCGCGAACTTCGTTCCGGTGAATTGACAGAGATGCTCGATGCGGTTCGAAAAAAGATGCCAAATATGGAACTTGAAGTCTTTGTCCACGGCTCCATGTGCATGGCTATTTCAGGCCGGTGTTATATGTCCGCCCTGCTCAACGACCGCCCCGGCAACCTCGGAGAATGTTCGCACCCGTGTCGTTATGAATACCGCCCCACTGCCATCACCTTTGAAGAACGCACCCGTCCCGGGGAGAACCTCTGGGAAATCCGCGAAGAAGGCGAAGCTCCGGCAAACGACTTCACCTTTGAGACACCGTCCGAAGACTTTACTTTTGCACCACTTGGTGATGAAGAAGAAAAGGCAACTCCTCCGGCTGATCCGGCTTTGTCCTTGGCATTAGACAATGAACGGTGGACCAAATTTTTCGCAGCTGAAGACCTGTGTCTCCTGCATTATCTGGAATGGTTTTCGCGCATGAAAGTCGCCTCCATAAAGCTGGAAGGCCGCACCAAAAGTTCTGCATATCTCGCGCAGGTTGTGGATGCATACCGGACTGGCCTGAACGATGTCGCAGCCAACCAATTTCAAGCTGAAAAATATCTGACCGAACTGGTCAATGCAGCGACCCGTCCTTTGACCACCGGCTTCTTCGACCCTCAAAATCGAGGCGCTATTGCCGAGCCACCGGCTCCCGGCGAAAAACGCTCAGTTCTTGGCCGTATTCTTGAACCGGCTGGCGATGGAAAATGGCTTATCCAGACAAAGTCACGCTGGACCACATCCGAAGATATGGAACTTCTCATCCCCGGCATGATCCGCCCACGCCTTTCTCGCGAAGACTACGGTGTAGAAAATGACCAAGGTATCGGCCTCGACGTATCCCATCCCGGCCAAAAGGGACTGCTGATCTGCGACCACCCGGACATCAAACCCGGCATGTTCATCCGCAAACCTTGGGACCTTGATACGATCGAATAACATCCGAATTCCCCAAACAATCCACTTCGCCGAAGGCGCACCAAAAAGTTTAAGAGATGCTTAAGAACCCTTTGAAAAGGGTTCTTAAGTCACCGGAGGGACCGCCGGTAGGCTTTTATTCTTTACCACCATACAGTGCGTAGTAGCCGCTTGGTACGACAACCAGCGTAAACAGCGTTGATGCCACCAAACCAAATATCAGCGCCCATGCCAATCCCGAAAAAATCGGGTCCAAGGTAATGGGCCACGCACCAAGCGCAGTCGTCAACGCCGTGAGCACGATAGGCCGCATACGCACCGCGCCGGACAAGATGATGGCATCCTTGAGCGGCTTGCCGCTCTTGACCTCGGTCTGAATAAAATCAATGAGCACCAATGAGTTACGAATAACAATCCCGCCGAGCGCAATCATTCCGATCATTGAGGTTGCAGTGAAAAAAACCGGATCACCAAATCCACCGATCTCCCCACCCGCTATGATGTTAAGCAACCAGAATCCCGGCAAAATACCGAGCAAGGTTAAAGGGATGGCCGACATGATAAGCAACGGCATGACGAATGACCCCGTCTCAGCAACAAGCAAAATAAAAATACCAAGCAATGCAGCAATATTAGCCAACCCGAGATCACGAAAAACATCAAGAGTAATCTTCCATTCACCCTCGCCAGCCCATTCCGCACGGGTACCCGGTGGCATGGGGTTGTCCTTGAGCTGAGACTGCAAATCAAGCACAGCCTCACCCGGCGGGATACCTGCCGTGTCACCAAAGACATACGCCAATCGCTTCAAATTCTTATGATAAATAGGCTGTTCCGAAGAAACCTCGCGAAACCTCCCCAACTCAGCCAACGGGACCATGGCCCCGGACGCACTTTTCATGCGTAATTCGCCGAGCGTGTCAGGACCGGTCCTCAACCCGACCGGCAAGACCATGCGCACAGGCAACGGCTGCCGTTCACGCTCCATGTGAACAGAGGCCGGGGTTGCGCCGGACAGGGCGAGGCGAAGGGTATCCACCACGTCAGCAGCTGTTACGCCATGCAAAGCGGCCTTTTCCTTGTCGAGAACAAAATCAACCATCATCCGATCAGTCTCGGCAGAATTATCCAAATCGACCAAACCGGGCTGGGCCGCCATAAGCGACTCCACATGCTTTGCCCCGTCGATGAGTACGGAATAATCCAGTCCTGGCCGACCATATATTTCAGCGGTCAAAGTGGAGATAACCGGCGGACCGGGTGGCGTTTCGATAAGCTTAAGCCGCGCACCATGGCGGACAGCGATTTCATGCAAATCGTTTCGCAGTCGCAAACCAATACCGTGCGACTGCATATCCCGCTCGGACTTGTCCGCCAAATTCACTCGAATGTCGGCTAGGTTCGAATGCTCGCGCCAGTAATAATGACGCACCATACCGTTAAAATCCATGGGGGACGGCGACCCGGTGTACGTGACGAAATTGGTCACCTCCGGTACGGATCGAAGATACGCCTCAAAATCACGTACAGTCCGATCAGACCGCTCCAATGTCGTGCCTTCGGGCATATCCACAAGCAGTTGAAATTCGTTTTTATTGTCAAACGGCAGCATCTTGAGCGGCACCAAACGCATGAGTACCAAACCGGCACACAACCCAAGCCCCACGAAAATACCACCCAACAACAAACGACGATTCCGAGCCGATTCAAGAAATGGGACAATAACCTTGGAATACACTGCGAGTAGTCGAGAATTCACACCCTGCTCCGGGGATTCCCCTTCCTTGGCCTTTGCAGGAGCACGATTCCTCAGCAGCAGATATGCCATCCACGGGACCACAGTCAGGGCAGCCACGGTGGAAAAGGTTACGGTCAGCGGAACATTGGCGGCCATGGGAGCCATGTATGGTCCCATCATGCCGGTGATAAAGAAAAGCGGGGTAAAAGACACGATAATTGCCAAGGTGGACATGATGACGGGCGGCAAAACCTCTTTGACCGCATTCAACGTGGCTTCAAGCGACGACCGAATACCCATACGAATATGCCGCTGGATATTATCTACATTGGTAATGGGATCATCCACTACAAGCCCTAATGACAAAATCAAAGCAAACAGTGTCACCCTATTGATGGTGTAGCCAAACAAGTAATTAACAAAAAGGGCCAAGGAAAAACTCATGGGCACGGCCAGAGCCACAACAAGAGCTTCTCGCCACCCCAGCGCGAACGCAAGCAGGGCCACAACCGTAATGATGGCGAACAAGAGCGAAGACAACAACTCGTTGACCTTGGACTGAGCGGTTTCGCCATAATTACGAGTGACTGTAACGGTTACACCCTCGGGCAAGATCGTCCGCTCAAGCTCACGCACCTTTTTGATAACTGCATCCGCCACGCCTACCGCGTTGACGCCTTTTTTCTTGGCCAACCCGATGGTTACAGCTGAACGCGAAGTGCTTTCGGCTTGCTGGTCGATCTTAGCCAGATACACGTCGGAAAAACCAATCCGCGAATAACTGGTCGGTTCCTGTGGCCCGTCGATAACATCCGCTACGTCTCGAAGGTAGACCGGCTTGTGATCAAATACCCCCACCACAAGCGATGCCGCGTCGTCGGCATGAAGAAGAAAGGATTGACTAACAACCTGCGTCTCAACATCACGCCTGACAAACCGCCCTGCAGAGAGTGAACGGTCTGCCCCCTTGAGTGCTGTGTAAACTTCCAACGGCGACACATTAAACCCGGCCAAACGGTCAGGGTGTACCTCCACCCGCACCTCGCGACTCCGCCCGGAGTGCAGGGAAACGCGGGACACATCCTCGACCTCGGCCAGTCGATGAAAAAGTTCTTCGGCCATGCGCCTCAAATCAAAATCCGAATACCGCTCTTCAAATCCAAAATCTGCATGCAGCGTCAAAGCCACAATAGGAACGTCATCGATTTCAACGGGTTTTACAACCCATCCGGCCACGATATCAGGCGCTAAATCACGGTTCTTGAGGATAGTATTATGCAACTTAATGAGCGAATCCTCACGATCCTCACCGACAAAAAAACGAACTGTAACCGCAGTCATGTCCTTGGTGGAAGTTGAATAAACATACTCCACCCCATCGATCTGCCAGAGCAGCCGTTCAAGCGGGGTGGTCACAAGCTTTTCCACTTCCTCGGCACTGGCTCCCGGCACCTGTACCATGACATCTGCCATGGGAACCACAATCTGTGGTTCCTCTTCACGCGGGGTAATGAGAATGGCAGCCACTCCAAGCAGAATCGCCGCCAAAGCAACAATGATGGACATCTGTGATGTCAAAAAATATCGGACAATAGACGGCAACAAGCCTTTTACCGGAGGAGTCTCCATGCTCATCACTGGCCTCCGCCAACCGCAAGACCGACGGTTTCTCCGCCGGACAGGCCAGACAATATTTCTACCCGCTGATCGTGAACTTCACCGGTACGAACATACACCGATTGCCAGCCGACTTCAGTCTTGACCATGACTGTTTCAAGCTGCCCGACGCGCACGACTGCGGTTTCCGGCACGA
This genomic window contains:
- a CDS encoding MotA/TolQ/ExbB proton channel family protein, with protein sequence MNFLPESDMLTLLTGATLAVKMVMIFLALMSVWSWTIIFFKFFTIGSARKKVMQGYDAFMEAQDLTSGLKSLGDKDHSPLARVSTLAVQEFRLLEKAEVNRERKRLLVKDTLRRVLKQGITKEMRVLTRNLPFLATCANAAPFIGLFGTVWGIMHSFHSIGLAQSAALATVAPGISEALIATAIGLLVAIPATIFYNYFLGKLGEVETGMIDFAGAFLNRAEREITWASKMEKR
- the tolR gene encoding protein TolR, which gives rise to MAIKTGGGFLNEINVTPFVDVMLVLLIIFMVTAPLMTQGVEVDLPVTKTVKNLPQDSEHLVLSVKKDGTLFLDEYQVALDELQDHLKRLVAKQKKQLFLRADKEVAYGTVVMIMGEIKGAGIDRLGIVAEKSTNLKKDKK
- a CDS encoding PAS domain S-box protein, which produces MNRNHEYLKPSPQLFEHVLEASGVAMAIRTADLKPIFVNKAFAVFFGYTIPEMFSLPQENALPEETRALYATYIRPALNAGQSWEGEYFIRHANNENILVWGRFDPVLDASGNLANVISIMQDNLACSQTAKALKISEDKFRLLAENITDVIWTMDDAYNFTYATPSVQDVWGYTLEELEGLSLIGITLPESHKILKKAEQDRATAEAQGDFDHINRLEMEHYHGKGGTIWVETAVRRLFTENGKPGGYQGVSRDITLRKQTEAALFEREFRYRTLFEDSPISLWEEDLSRLKTYFDALKKDGITDFRQYFYDNPDALAKCATLVTVVDVNKATLDLLAAKSKEDLFGNLEKVLTESSMAAFTEEMILLASGGCEYCGEITNRTLQGETIWVVVHFFVPPEYKDSLARVIVSLLDVTPRKRAEQALMDSEERYRVLAENSQEGVVVIQNREIKYINESMSEIFGLSTEELEQIHPLEMVHPEDKAFIHEQFRSMYAGKENEGFATFRVITHHGDIKWLTISVKPIMWEGQEAQLEILTDITHYKTLERELLSTHAQMEDRISKRTAELSEANIQLKAQAEEQGKAQQRIVALTQELIRIQEDERQRIARDLHDNVAQNISSIMLKMETLFDDHSCVDEKLRKRGESVTDILKEVVASVRDIAYGLRPPALDQLGLVKSLQNLCLEAGNKHGFAVDFVATGVEDFSMDFDSEINIYRMIQEAVRNIIRHAYADKATIRLVRSHPDIFIRIEDNGQGFKVRERQAKALTEKRMGLRSMEERARLIGGSMEIQSLVGTGTRIIFRLPTHHSRRHT
- a CDS encoding response regulator transcription factor — its product is MNIMIVDDHPLFREGLKTIVNRDNKYTVCAEAGNGREGIAIAKERQPDIMLVDISMPEKNGVQMIRELKSSLPDTQFIIISMHSEADYIVEAFRAGATGYMIKESASSQLIKGLDTVAAGELFLDNALSQEVVFKLLQSKPDSPGGSSDPYSTLTPREQEVMRMLAEGLTAKGVAEKLFISPKTVENHRTNLMKKLGLKSTVELVRYAARLGLIDIETWAI
- a CDS encoding Hsp20/alpha crystallin family protein, with the translated sequence MSNIMKKEDKSMARYRPATDILECEDGFYIYMDMPGVRREDMTIDLQEGELTVTGRTSLVRHPNEQYVEMQFGDCEYVRSVSITDIVDRERIKANLDGGVLELHLPKVEKIQPKRISISQG
- a CDS encoding Hsp20/alpha crystallin family protein, with the protein product MVIDFNTLYNFPSRFDRVFEEFLRSPMGDDRRLAYPPLNLSNDQENIYVRAEVPGVSIDDVELTLTDKTLVIKGERKAPQGKYFRQERPSGVFHRVVNISVPVDRDAVTASMKDGVLTVSLPKSEEVKPKNISISVE
- a CDS encoding Trm112 family protein; the encoded protein is MSLNKELLDILACPQCKGELELKPGEDGLACAKCKIVYPVQDDIPIMLVDEAIPEKEWTGSK
- a CDS encoding PHP domain-containing protein → MSIDLHSHSTASDGTLSPTELIKLAKESGLDAIAITDHDTFQGVQEALAAGKKYGIEVIPGAELSLESPEGAGWIHVVALWLPESATELQEAFDWVQEGRKNRNREIVEKLRSLGISITYENVAARAKGTIGRPHFAQELMALGVVSSVDEAFKVWLGDNGRAYIPKRKLTPAQAFPILNKIGATSILAHPFALGLNLKDTEKVVKDLMEFGLDGIEVYYTEHSDAEVKAYKEMAERLGLLISGGSDFHGSVKPKIRLGKGKGGLHVPTELLEKMKEDRRSKGLPV
- a CDS encoding peptidase U32 family protein; translated protein: MPETRTYIPELLAPAGDMEKLETAILYGADAVYLGGDGLNLRAGAGGFDKESLALGLAKAKKAGVKAYYTLNVYPRESMMAQVREQIETLGELQPDGVIAADPGVIRLLRRELPEIPVHVSTQANTSNSESVRFWRENGAKRVNVARELRSGELTEMLDAVRKKMPNMELEVFVHGSMCMAISGRCYMSALLNDRPGNLGECSHPCRYEYRPTAITFEERTRPGENLWEIREEGEAPANDFTFETPSEDFTFAPLGDEEEKATPPADPALSLALDNERWTKFFAAEDLCLLHYLEWFSRMKVASIKLEGRTKSSAYLAQVVDAYRTGLNDVAANQFQAEKYLTELVNAATRPLTTGFFDPQNRGAIAEPPAPGEKRSVLGRILEPAGDGKWLIQTKSRWTTSEDMELLIPGMIRPRLSREDYGVENDQGIGLDVSHPGQKGLLICDHPDIKPGMFIRKPWDLDTIE